One genomic segment of Paenibacillus xylanexedens includes these proteins:
- the carA gene encoding glutamine-hydrolyzing carbamoyl-phosphate synthase small subunit, with protein sequence MQAQARLLLEDGTLFTGKAFGAEGETTGEVVFNTGITGYQEVLSDPSYCGQIVTMTYPLIGNYGITRDDFESIRPYVHGFVVRRHEPTPSNWRAEYSVDNLLKEYGIVGISEIDTRMLTRRIRHHGTMKGILTTGSKPVEELLEMMGDTTIAELRNQVPMTSTEHVYNSPGTAERIVLVDYGAKTGILRELSKRNCDVVVVPHDVTADEIRRLNPDGIQLSNGPGDPKDVPHAVNMISELLGEYPIFGICLGHQLFALAAGADTEKLKFGHRGGNHPVKELESGRCFITSQNHGFTVNEESVKSTDLEVTHINNNDKTIEGLKHKSFPAFSVQYHPEAAPGPYDNSYLFDRFIEMIREHKITNPQKPRQAVLAAAVKGAQ encoded by the coding sequence ATGCAGGCACAGGCAAGATTATTGTTGGAAGACGGCACACTGTTCACCGGGAAAGCATTTGGTGCTGAAGGTGAAACTACAGGTGAGGTCGTTTTTAATACGGGAATTACAGGCTATCAAGAGGTGCTTTCGGATCCTTCCTATTGCGGTCAAATCGTAACCATGACGTATCCGCTGATCGGAAACTACGGCATTACGCGTGATGACTTTGAGTCGATTCGTCCATACGTACACGGTTTTGTTGTGCGTCGTCATGAGCCAACGCCGAGTAACTGGCGTGCGGAATACAGCGTAGACAATCTGCTCAAAGAATACGGCATCGTAGGAATCAGCGAAATTGATACACGCATGTTGACTCGCCGGATTCGTCACCACGGCACAATGAAGGGAATTCTCACAACAGGATCGAAGCCTGTGGAAGAACTGCTGGAGATGATGGGAGACACCACCATTGCAGAACTGCGTAACCAGGTGCCAATGACTTCTACAGAGCATGTCTACAACAGCCCGGGAACGGCTGAGCGTATTGTGCTCGTGGATTATGGTGCGAAAACAGGAATCTTGCGCGAACTCAGCAAACGTAACTGTGACGTTGTTGTTGTTCCACATGATGTAACAGCAGACGAGATTCGTCGCCTGAACCCGGACGGAATTCAACTGTCCAACGGCCCTGGGGACCCGAAAGACGTACCTCACGCGGTTAACATGATCAGTGAATTGCTTGGCGAATACCCGATCTTCGGTATCTGCCTGGGTCACCAGTTGTTCGCACTTGCAGCAGGAGCAGACACGGAAAAACTTAAGTTTGGACATCGCGGAGGAAACCACCCGGTGAAAGAACTGGAGAGCGGACGTTGCTTCATCACATCCCAGAACCATGGATTTACCGTAAACGAAGAGTCTGTGAAGAGTACAGACCTGGAAGTTACACATATCAACAATAACGATAAGACCATTGAAGGTCTGAAACATAAATCATTCCCGGCATTCTCGGTTCAATATCACCCTGAAGCAGCCCCGGGTCCTTACGACAACAGCTACCTGTTCGACCGCTTCATCGAGATGATTCGCGAGCACAAGATCACTAACCCGCAAAAGCCGCGTCAAGCCGTATTGGCAGCCGCAGTGAAAGGAGCACAATAA